A genomic stretch from Trichocoleus sp. includes:
- a CDS encoding IS1 family transposase, whose protein sequence is LARLHRKTLCYSKSVEMLAHSIRLLLHYLKFGQVPLP, encoded by the coding sequence CTGGCGCGGTTGCATCGCAAGACCCTTTGTTATTCCAAGTCCGTGGAAATGCTAGCACACTCCATTCGATTGTTACTTCACTACCTCAAGTTCGGACAAGTGCCCCTTCCCTAA